A DNA window from Mesorhizobium sp. C432A contains the following coding sequences:
- a CDS encoding formate dehydrogenase subunit gamma, with protein MTMQPASTEIQSRTAAIIQELKGLEGPLLPILHEIQEEFGHVPQDAVPVIADGLNLSRAEVHGVVTFYHDFRARPAGRHVLKLCQAEACQSMGSDAIAAKVKQLLGIDFHETTRDGSVTLEPVYCLGLCACSPSAMLDGEVIGRLDDEKIEEIVGEVRS; from the coding sequence GTGACGATGCAGCCTGCAAGTACCGAGATACAGTCGCGCACGGCGGCGATCATCCAGGAGTTGAAGGGCCTCGAAGGCCCCCTGCTGCCGATCCTGCACGAGATCCAGGAAGAATTTGGCCACGTGCCGCAGGACGCCGTGCCCGTCATCGCCGATGGGCTGAACCTGTCGAGGGCCGAAGTGCATGGCGTCGTGACCTTCTATCATGATTTCCGTGCCCGGCCGGCTGGCCGGCATGTGCTCAAGCTCTGCCAGGCGGAAGCCTGCCAGTCGATGGGTTCGGATGCGATCGCCGCAAAGGTCAAGCAGTTGTTGGGCATCGATTTCCATGAGACCACCCGCGACGGATCGGTTACACTTGAGCCTGTCTATTGCCTCGGGCTGTGCGCCTGTTCACCGTCGGCGATGCTGGATGGTGAGGTGATCGGGCGGCTCGATGACGAGAAGATCGAAGAGATCGTCGGGGAGGTACGCTCATGA
- a CDS encoding NADH-quinone oxidoreductase subunit NuoF, which produces MIPRIYIPGDSGALALGAEKVAKAVRAELAERGVEAKIVRNGSRGAYFLEPMVEVATEKGRVAYGPVKPSDVKSLFDSGFLTGGHHKRWLGAPDKIPFLAKQTRLTFARCGINDPLSLDAYKSLGGLRGLQNAVAMAPLDIVKQVTESGLRGRGGAGFPTGIKWKTVLDTTSDRKYIVCNADEGDSATFADRMIMEGDPFVLIEGMTIAGIATGATKGFVYIRSEYPHAVAVMNKAVEVARKAGVLGVSVLGSPNAFDMEIRVGAGAYVCGEETSLLNSLEGKRGVVRAKPPLPAIQGLFGKPTVINNVISLASVPIIMDKGAAFYKDFGMGRSRGTIPIQIAGNVKFGGLFEAAFGMTLGEIVDDIGGGTATGRPVKAVQVGGPLGAYFPRGLFDTPFDYEEFAKRDGLIGHAGITVFDDTADMLKQARFAMEFCAIESCGKCTPCRIGSIRGVETIDRLAAGIEPEKNLALVTDLCNTMKFGSLCALGGFTPYPVMSSITHFPEDFKPAPARVAAE; this is translated from the coding sequence ATGATCCCGCGCATCTACATTCCAGGTGACTCCGGCGCGCTGGCGCTCGGCGCCGAAAAGGTCGCCAAGGCTGTTCGTGCGGAACTGGCTGAACGGGGCGTCGAGGCCAAGATCGTCCGCAACGGCTCGCGCGGCGCCTATTTCCTCGAACCGATGGTCGAGGTCGCGACCGAAAAGGGCCGCGTCGCTTACGGGCCGGTCAAGCCATCGGACGTCAAGAGCCTGTTCGACAGCGGCTTTCTCACTGGCGGCCATCACAAGCGCTGGCTGGGCGCGCCCGACAAGATCCCGTTCCTGGCCAAACAGACGCGCCTGACGTTCGCGCGTTGCGGCATCAACGACCCGCTATCGCTCGACGCCTACAAGTCACTGGGCGGGCTGAGGGGCCTGCAGAACGCGGTGGCCATGGCGCCGCTCGACATCGTCAAACAGGTCACGGAATCGGGCTTGCGCGGCCGCGGCGGCGCCGGCTTCCCGACCGGCATCAAGTGGAAGACGGTGCTCGATACGACATCTGACCGCAAATACATCGTCTGCAATGCCGACGAGGGCGACAGCGCCACCTTTGCCGACCGCATGATCATGGAGGGCGACCCCTTCGTGCTCATCGAAGGCATGACGATTGCCGGCATCGCCACCGGCGCGACCAAGGGGTTCGTCTATATCCGCTCGGAATATCCGCATGCGGTGGCTGTCATGAACAAGGCTGTCGAGGTCGCCCGCAAGGCAGGCGTGCTCGGCGTCAGCGTGCTGGGTTCGCCCAACGCCTTCGACATGGAAATCCGCGTCGGCGCCGGCGCCTATGTCTGCGGCGAGGAAACGTCGCTGCTGAACAGCCTTGAAGGCAAGCGCGGCGTGGTCCGAGCCAAGCCACCGCTGCCGGCAATCCAGGGTCTGTTCGGCAAGCCGACGGTGATCAACAACGTCATCAGCCTGGCCTCCGTGCCCATCATCATGGACAAGGGTGCTGCCTTCTACAAGGATTTCGGCATGGGCCGCTCGCGCGGCACGATCCCGATACAGATCGCCGGCAACGTCAAGTTCGGCGGCCTGTTCGAGGCGGCGTTCGGCATGACGCTGGGCGAGATCGTCGACGATATCGGCGGCGGTACGGCCACAGGTCGCCCGGTGAAGGCGGTGCAGGTCGGCGGCCCGCTCGGCGCCTATTTCCCGCGCGGCCTGTTCGACACGCCGTTCGACTACGAAGAGTTCGCGAAGCGCGACGGGCTGATCGGCCATGCCGGCATCACCGTGTTCGACGACACGGCCGACATGCTGAAGCAGGCGCGCTTTGCCATGGAGTTCTGCGCCATCGAAAGCTGCGGCAAGTGCACGCCCTGCCGCATCGGCTCGATACGCGGGGTGGAGACCATCGACCGGCTTGCCGCCGGCATCGAGCCGGAGAAGAACCTGGCACTGGTCACCGATCTCTGCAACACGATGAAGTTCGGATCGCTCTGCGCGCTGGGCGGCTTCACGCCCTATCCGGTGATGAGCTCGATCACCCATTTCCCCGAAGATTTCAAGCCCGCGCCGGCGCGCGTGGCTGCTGAATAG
- the fdhF gene encoding formate dehydrogenase subunit alpha, protein MNIKADFPTLIEELDYGTPESKAQKQVTLIVDGRSISVPEGTSIMRAAMEGGVEIPKLCATDMLDSFGSCRVCLVEIDGRGGTPASCTTPVGEGMVVRTQSERLDAIRRGVMELYVSDHPTGWNEKAGTGASEFDVVAKSVGLTENRFGIEGRNHVKQENGVAPGHGSLAVDYIARDESNPYFTYDPAQCIVCSRCVRACEEVQGTFALTIEGRGFESRMVAGMHEDFIASECVSCGACVQACPTDALREKTVLEKGMPERSAVTTCAYCGVGCSFKAEVKDDEVIRMMPYKDGKANHGHSCVKGRFAYGYATHKDRILSPMIREKVSDPWREVSWEEAIAHTAKEFRRIQYQYGRTSIGGITSSRCTNEETYLVQKLVRQGFRNNNVDTCARVCHSPTGYGLGQTYGTSAGTQDFDSVDFTDVAVIIGANPASAHPVFASRLKKRLRQGAKLIVLDPRRTEMVKSAHIEADYHLPLKPGTNVAVLTALAHVIVTEGLFDEAFIRDRCDWAEFQDWASFVALPENSPEIVGKLSGVDPELIRGAARLYAKGGNGAIYYGLGVTEHSQGSTTVMAIANLAMATGNIGRPGVGVNPLRGQNNVQGSCDMGSFPHELPGYRHISGEAVRDIYETLWGVKLDDEPGLRIPNMLDAAVDGSFKGIYIQGEDILQSDPDTKHVAAGLAAMECVVVHDLFLNETANYAHVFLPGSTFLEKDGTFTNAERRINMVRKVLEPKARYADWEATQELARAIGLDWNYQHPSEIMDEIAKTTPSFAGVSFDLLDRVGSVQWPCNEKAPLGTPIMHIDGFVRGKGKFIRTEYVATDERTGPRFPLLLTTGRILSQYNVGAQTRRTENVMWHSEDRLEIHPHDAENRGLRDGDWVRLTSRSGETTLRALITDRVSPGVVYTTFHHPDTQANVITTDFSDWATNCPEYKVTAVQVGASNGPSDWQRDYNEQAEQSRRIAKLEAAE, encoded by the coding sequence ATGAATATCAAGGCCGACTTCCCGACACTCATCGAAGAACTCGATTACGGAACCCCGGAATCGAAGGCGCAAAAGCAGGTTACGCTGATCGTCGACGGCCGCAGCATCAGCGTGCCGGAGGGTACGTCGATCATGCGCGCGGCGATGGAAGGCGGGGTCGAGATCCCAAAACTCTGCGCCACGGACATGCTGGACTCGTTCGGCTCCTGCCGCGTCTGCCTGGTCGAGATCGACGGGCGCGGCGGCACGCCGGCATCCTGCACGACCCCCGTCGGCGAAGGCATGGTGGTGCGCACGCAATCCGAGCGGCTCGACGCCATCCGCCGCGGTGTCATGGAGCTTTACGTCTCCGACCACCCGACCGGCTGGAACGAGAAGGCCGGCACCGGCGCCAGCGAGTTCGACGTTGTGGCGAAATCGGTCGGCCTGACCGAGAACCGCTTCGGCATTGAGGGCCGCAACCACGTCAAGCAGGAAAACGGCGTCGCGCCCGGCCATGGCTCGCTGGCGGTCGACTACATCGCCCGCGACGAGTCCAACCCCTATTTCACCTATGATCCGGCGCAATGTATCGTCTGCTCGCGCTGCGTGCGGGCCTGCGAGGAGGTGCAGGGCACCTTCGCGCTGACGATCGAGGGCCGCGGTTTCGAATCGCGCATGGTCGCCGGCATGCACGAGGATTTCATCGCCTCCGAATGCGTGTCCTGCGGCGCCTGCGTGCAGGCCTGTCCGACCGATGCGCTGCGTGAAAAGACCGTGCTTGAGAAAGGCATGCCCGAGCGTTCCGCTGTCACCACCTGCGCCTATTGCGGCGTCGGCTGCTCGTTCAAGGCAGAAGTGAAGGACGACGAAGTCATTCGCATGATGCCCTACAAGGACGGCAAGGCGAACCACGGCCACTCCTGCGTGAAGGGCCGTTTCGCCTATGGCTATGCCACCCACAAGGACCGCATCCTGTCGCCTATGATCCGGGAAAAGGTCAGCGATCCCTGGCGCGAGGTGAGTTGGGAAGAGGCCATCGCCCATACGGCCAAGGAATTCCGCCGTATCCAGTATCAATACGGCCGCACCTCGATCGGCGGTATCACGTCCTCGCGCTGCACGAATGAAGAGACCTATCTCGTCCAGAAGCTGGTGCGCCAAGGCTTCCGCAACAACAATGTCGACACTTGCGCGCGCGTCTGCCACTCGCCGACCGGCTACGGCCTCGGCCAGACCTATGGCACCTCGGCCGGCACGCAGGATTTCGATTCCGTCGATTTCACCGATGTCGCCGTCATCATCGGCGCCAATCCGGCTTCCGCGCACCCGGTGTTCGCCTCGCGGCTGAAAAAGCGGCTGCGCCAGGGCGCCAAGCTGATCGTGCTCGATCCGCGCCGCACCGAAATGGTCAAGTCGGCGCATATCGAGGCCGACTATCACCTGCCGCTGAAGCCCGGCACCAACGTGGCGGTGCTGACGGCGCTGGCGCATGTCATCGTTACCGAAGGGCTTTTCGACGAAGCCTTCATCCGCGATCGCTGCGACTGGGCGGAGTTCCAGGATTGGGCTTCTTTCGTCGCCTTGCCGGAAAACAGCCCCGAAATCGTGGGCAAGCTGTCCGGCGTCGATCCCGAACTGATCCGAGGTGCTGCACGGCTCTATGCCAAGGGCGGCAATGGCGCGATTTATTACGGCCTCGGCGTGACCGAACACAGCCAGGGTTCGACCACGGTTATGGCTATCGCCAACCTTGCCATGGCGACCGGCAATATCGGCCGCCCGGGCGTCGGGGTGAATCCGCTGCGCGGCCAGAACAACGTGCAGGGTTCCTGCGACATGGGCTCGTTCCCGCATGAACTGCCGGGCTACCGCCACATCTCCGGCGAGGCGGTGCGCGACATCTATGAGACGTTGTGGGGGGTGAAGCTCGACGACGAACCGGGCCTGCGCATCCCCAACATGCTGGATGCCGCCGTCGACGGATCCTTCAAGGGCATCTACATCCAGGGCGAGGACATCCTGCAATCCGACCCTGATACCAAGCATGTCGCGGCCGGCCTGGCGGCGATGGAATGCGTCGTCGTGCACGACCTGTTCCTCAACGAGACAGCCAACTACGCGCATGTCTTCCTGCCGGGCTCGACCTTCCTGGAAAAGGACGGCACCTTCACCAATGCCGAGCGCCGCATCAACATGGTGCGCAAGGTGCTGGAGCCGAAGGCGCGCTATGCCGACTGGGAAGCGACACAGGAGCTTGCCCGCGCGATCGGGCTGGATTGGAACTACCAGCATCCCTCCGAAATCATGGACGAGATCGCCAAAACGACGCCAAGCTTCGCCGGCGTCTCTTTCGATCTGCTCGACCGTGTCGGATCGGTGCAATGGCCCTGCAACGAGAAGGCGCCGCTCGGCACGCCGATCATGCATATCGACGGCTTCGTGCGCGGCAAGGGCAAGTTCATCCGCACAGAATATGTGGCGACCGACGAGCGGACCGGGCCGCGTTTCCCGTTGCTGCTGACCACCGGTCGCATCCTCAGCCAGTACAATGTCGGTGCACAGACAAGGCGCACCGAAAACGTCATGTGGCACTCGGAGGACCGGCTGGAGATCCATCCGCACGATGCCGAGAACCGCGGCCTGCGCGATGGCGACTGGGTGCGGCTGACCAGCCGTTCGGGTGAGACGACGCTGCGTGCGCTGATCACCGACCGGGTGTCGCCAGGTGTGGTCTACACAACGTTCCACCATCCCGACACGCAGGCCAACGTCATCACCACCGACTTCTCGGACTGGGCGACCAACTGCCCGGAGTACAAGGTGACCGCGGTGCAGGTCGGCGCCTCCAACGGGCCTTCGGACTGGCAGCGCGATTATAACGAGCAGGCCGAGCAGAGCCGCCGCATCGCAAAGCTGGAAGCGGCGGAGTAG